ttattttcattatcatttGTATAGAGATTATCAGAATCAAACATATTAGTATGAAAATGAGTTCTATTTAACTCATTTTCATCATCAtcaattttttcaaattgatttaaatcaaaattaCTTTCATCGCATTCATTTCTATCAGAATCATTTACATCAAATTCATTTTCACAAAATACATCTTTTGTTTCACTTTCATAGAAATTATTTGTTTGCCATTTTTGAGTTTCATTCTcactataaatatatatactcaTATCAAAATCAATTATAACAAGTTGttccttatttttatctttaaacATCAAGTTATCTAATTTTATATCTCTATGAATTATTGAATTTAAATGCAATGCATTAATTCCATTTAGTAActgataaataatatttttagctttatcaaatgaaaaattttcttttgataCATATTCTACTAAATCACTTCCTTCGCATAATTccattataataaaaaaatgagactgattttctattaaatcatatatttttataacattgctattattcattttttgaatagttttatatatgtttatataagtACTATAACTCATAATAGacaattgtttttttttacatacaCTCTTAATAgctacattaatttttttatttatatcaaaaCATTTATAAACAAAATTAGGAGAATTATCTCTTAATAATCTAATCATTTTatagttatttttaatatattcacAATTTTGTAAACATTCcatgaattttttttctcttaattCTATATCAGAATCGTTTTTAAGAATGTCATTATTTTCAGTTTGTAttaaatcattttctttaGAATGATTAAACAATTTTAGTGCTTCATtgaaaatttcattttttttactatcttcattattagaactttttttaaattgttcaATATATTCAtcactttttcttttttcaattatttttatttcccCCTCTACATTTACAGCACTttgtttaaaataaaaatctttatttagatatttttcacttttttcattaaatttttctttttcattttctatttcatcATATGCTCTCTCTAAATTATGAagattttcattttttattttatcgtatttttcattatcatttttattaaattctttttctaaGTTATCAagaatttcattttttattttatcgtatttttcattatcatttttattaaagtctTTTTCTAAGttatcaaaattttcattatcatttttattaaattctttttctaagttatcaaaatttttattttctgttTCATCAagtttttctatttctttgtttttaattttcaattcaattattttttcatattttattcttttttgtttaattttgtttctattttttatgtttaagTAGTGTCTTTTAACTTTCTTCAAatgcttattttttttctttctctccctttttttttttttttttttttttttttttttttttttttttttttttttttttttttttttttttcgtttgaataaactttatatttcttaaaatacCTAacgtttttttttcttttttttttttttaagtaattttcatttttagcgtttttatatttatttttttctttttctatgtctctttttttaattttttcattcatctcatgcatatttttttttatatttaacgAAAATTTTGTACTTATTTCcttattatttgaattaaagaaatttatatttatttcacttttattttttatataagaaaaacaatttaaatcatatttattatacaGCCACATTCTTTTACTATGttcattaatatataaatgaattttatcataaaaataacatactTTATGATACCTTTTgtaaattttgttatttcttatattattGTAATTGATATTaacattctttttatttttactacaATTATTGTTAATATTATCTTTAATAGTATTTTTCATTTCAGCATggttgtttttattataatgatTATTATTCTCTTTGTAACATATGTTACTATTAATACAACTATTATATCTTCTTATTTTTTCCATATTATACAACAATATGTTTCTTCTTCTCATTAGATATTTGTTATTTATGCAACTAATATagtttttgtatttattttttataattatacttTTCATAATCGTAGCAATTTTACTGTTATGTATATACGAAACATTTGTTTTTCTCATTACACGATTTCTAATTCTTCTTTTCGCCAACactttcatattttttatatacttcTTTATGAAatcaatatttaaattttctgagatatttttatgaattttgaTGAtagaattattataaaaatattctattttatttcttttattaatatttgagaaatcaaaattttttaatttattacttATTAATATAAGTTTAGACAATTTGCACAAAAAGAAATactcatttatttttttatgttttcttggttttttttttatattttgtcctttgtaattattataatgatgaaataataaattaacaattcttttatttttttttgttgataaatatatatgaattaaaaacatCAGTTCTTTAATACAtttctttatctttttttttattctataatACATTATAAGCTTATAATATTGTCTATCCAATGAATAATTGGTGTtactttttattcttttaaacaATTCTTTACGCATTCTTTTTGatgatttatttattttatatttttgcatTAATTTAGAAGGATAATGTTTATCAGTGTAtgtcattttattattttttcctttataaTTACAACTGTAATAATACACatcattctttttatttaaattattcattaaatGGGATATGATATTCTTATTGTTTATATAATCATAATCAGTATTTTTGATATTATCATTTTGACTACAGTTATTCATGTCCTTACTAATTTTGTTATCTTTCTTATGTTTTATTTCACTACTATtagtaaaatgaaaattttcaaaattcaTTAcgttttctttattttctttataatttactttatcctttttttctataacttttttttgtttctttttacGTAGCATCAACTTCAGTATGTAATTGCAAAAAAAGCATTTATGCATTTTCAAGTTGATATACAACTTTTTCTTGTTTTATATAGCTTATAGACAATTTTAGAAATTTAGTTAAAATATTGCAAgacaataaaattttcaataaatatgtaaaattttttttaatataaaaaaaaaaaaaaaatggaaaaaaaaagaaaaaaatagaaacaaaacaaaaaaaaaaaaaaaaaaagaaagaaaaagaataaatttattcttttaataaaattgaggctatttattctttttatttctaataattttttgtatagTTGAAATTAATTAtgtaatacatatataaacaCAAAGTTGctaaatataacaaaattaaataaaaatttacaaaacaaaaaacattaaaaatacatatttaaaattaggaattttattttttaaaatattataaaaattattttaagtaTTCTTTTTGTCTTATTTGatcatttaatttctttttttcttaggTATACTTAATTAttacaaatgaaaatataattttatatatatttttagtagCATGATATAATGCTTTTATCTAAACTATTATTGATAttgtaattattatttatttcgttattattattctaattttttttcatctttgtaatttttattccttcttttacttttttacttttttagaattttaCTGAAttgtacatttttatttttcttaagaaatttattattttttttctttttttaaatgtgcAAAAATGTAAACTTATTTCATTAAGCaaaaattcatatttataaataaaaatgtctAATGTATtcaataacaaaaaaaaaaaaaaaaaaaatttagtattttataaatgtattagttcatgatattttattttatttcattttaatttattttacttaaaataatatttcataataataCCACTTAACTAAAAATTAGAATTATGCACTTAGATTTAGGCAAAAgaaattttgtaaaaaaaagatttactatttttttatttatataatcataatttactaattttctaattttttcccctttatgtaatattataaacaaaattatGTTATCTAATAAACacttaataattatttttttttttagttaaatgaattttaaattaagaaAGTACTTACGTATCTAGTTAATAATTGAGAATATGCATGCAacaatgataaaaaaaaaaaaaaaaatacatatggATTCATgtatacaaaaatatatatatgcaatcacttaaaattttacaaataaactaaattttgcttaatttttatgattaattattttttttttaataaaatattattaaatatataataaaatttgtttttcagttaattaaaaaaaaaattaaaataataaataaagatataacaataaaattattatataataataattttaagaaatatcatatattttgattttaaattttctatgATAACGAAAAGTTCTTTTGGCCTAAGagaataaagaaatataataagataaaataatttatatatatatatatatatatatatatatatatatttcaatataaaaataaaaatagtattaCCTTCACGAATAGCATAAAGCAATCTGTctcttaatttttctttatctttataatcaggaatttttaaataatttgtaCAGGTCATAACACTAGGAAGGTCAttattatcttcttttttaactACTTTCATTAAAGGTCtgctcaaaaaaaaaaaaaaaattgacataaaaaataaatttttgtttaaaaaaatacagttttttaacaaaattgttttttttttaaaaaagtatatttacTTTAAAGCTGAAAATCCGTTATTAGGTAAAGATGATGTACCAGTACAAAATTTGACAAACATTCTTCTCTCTTCATTATTAAATTCAGAAAGTATTTCAATTAATGTAATAAATGTAATAGAATCATTTGTGTAgctacaaaaaataaaataataaataaatatgttaaatataattactaataatattattttccttatatatatatacccATGATCTGGTTTAATATAAGTAGACAAGTGGGATTTTGTCCAATAAGCATCATTTTCTATATTGCTTCCAAATAAGTATTCACaaatttcttcttcatcaaaaatatttgtaCATATAAGTGGTGCAATTGTACTAAATCCAAATCGGAATGCccatatctaaaaaaaaaaaaaaaaaaaatatagatatatattgacgattatcattattaagtgtttatatatatataaagtattTACTTGAAATTTAATCCCTTCATATAAAGAATGCTCAATAGTTTTATTAATGaacaaatttaaattttcattattcacTGATATATTTGATCCATTTGGTATCAATTCGACTGGTGGATCACTTcctattaatttaaaaatataaatatatatatatttaataattcctttttctcttttaatttttttttttttttttttattgaataaaaaaagattaaatattaataaatattaaataaataatttaattaccTAATAAAGTAAAATCTAAGTGCAAATCTTctatattcttattttcttttctgtactctaataatttatttatactattCATATTTACTCTATCAATCtatgtgaaaaaaaaaaaaaataataaataataaaaattatacatatatacatatttttttttttttttaattcattaaatcatataattgttttttttcattttcctaTTTTATTACCGCTTGATAGTGATGaaattttgataaattaaCATATCCAGAATTATTCATTACAAGATACCAAAATAAAGGatgtaaattaatattaacaTTTCTATTATCTGTTAATATTTTAGCACATAATTGACCTAataatttgaaatatttaaataatctaTTTTCTAAAGTGTCTTgatttatatttacatacttctttttatctttttcatttgattttttagttatattttcatttgtttttttatcattattttcatttatttttttgttagcATTTTCACTGTCCTTTTTATcaacatatttattttcctcTTTTACAGGATTTTTATTCTCTATTTCactaaaaagagaattaattatattatgtgTTACAGATTGTGTTAACTTAATTtggttatttaaattaatctttttttttgcttcattctttttttttaaatttaaattattttcttctttcaaaaaattttcttcaaaATCTTTCGTAAATagtttatacttttttatctgcacttttttattttcttttccttctatttctttcttttcgTTATCTTCTATTTCCTCCTTTCTTTTCATTTCTATTTCTTCCGTTATCTTTTGGTTTACAGTATCTTTGttctctttattttttattttttcttctttttcttttttctctatttttttttttttagatatgtCTTCACTTGTTCTTTTtgaattcatatttttatctaataaCTTACaacaattttttctatttttttcttttaaatttatactaCTTTTACGTTTTGGTTTGTCAGATATATCCGATATATCTTCAACTTTTTCTAAAGGTGGATGATTATTTGAAGAGCTGATTAAAGATTCTTTAATTTCacttaatttatatatgttacttttatcatttttattttttctttttatacattttttttcattttctttttcttcttctccTTCTCCTCCTTCTACTTCATATTcatcttctttattttcttcttcaatttgttcatcttcattttcaAAATCTATTTCATCATATATTTCATCTTCCAAATGATCATCTAtttcatcatcatcatcttcttcatcttcatcttccTCATAATCATTATAATCATCAATTTCTCTTTCTTCTTCCtcatcttcttcatcttcatcttcatcttcctctccttcttcttcttcttcttcttcttcttcctcttccCCTTCCTCTTCCTCTTCCTCTTCCCCTTCCTCTTCCTCTTCCTCTTCCTCTTCCTCTTCCTCTTCCTCTTCCTCTTCCTCTTcctcttcattttcttttccttCTTCTTCTAATTCATCTATTATTTCTTCCAATTTgtcattttcttcattagaATAAactatttcttctttttctttaatgcCACATTTTTCAGAgcttatacttttttttttattttcttcttcattttttttctcttttgtATCTACCTCTACATAACgtctaattcttttttttttatttttgtctGAATTAATGTATTCTTCATCTAATTCGGTTTGttcttcttttatatcaaaaatattacttttttctaATGCTGTATTAAGAGTTATATTGGATGATTCTTTCTTCtgtatattattatctttttttttttgttttgtttctTTTGATCGTACATTTGCTAATacacttttctttttttcttcattttcttgtactttttcctcttttttttttttattatcattactaTCTTGACTACTTTCTATATtagataaatatttttttttatgactccttacatttttatattttttggaattttttttactattatctgaaatatttttaaaatatttcttattttttttatttctcatTTTGGCATCTAACAATTCTACTTCTGATATAtcatcatatttatttaaattttttgtgtttttttgaaaaacatTTGAATTCAtcgaaaaaagaaaatgattaATAAGATTATTAAcagaattataattatttgcaTTTGAACCTTCACTAATAACGTTGATTCTTTTATTTACTGATGAAGATTGAtaagaattaaaattaagaGAATTATGAGAATTATAAGACTTATTTATCCCCATTAAATCTGAGTTCTTTGGtttctttaataaatcaaaatcaaaattatttaagtCAATTTTATAAGATATAGGAAAAAGATAACCATCttctattttaaataattttaatttctctttttttaattcttctatAACTTCGTTATAAAATTCTAAAGAAGGACCGATACCTGTACCttcttcattaaaaaattctatatCTAAAAATGAAGGAGTGATATAAttagaattaataaaatgtaaATGATTAAAAATACGAAAAGAAGAGTCAatcattttatttctatgcaatttaatttttgttcttGGTAGAGTTAATGTAGTATTATCTGatagaaaattaaataatttttttttatcgtaATTGTATGTATAATTAGAGCATACTGATAATAAATGCTCTTCTGTTAATATTCTATTTCCAAAGTTcactttttcattaaatttttctactaactcttttattttttgcttataattataaaaaccTCTATAATTTCCAAAATAAgtaatttcaaaaaatagtAACCTAATATCAATATCTAcaacaaaattaaataaataaaatattttataaatccAGGATGGCAATTTTTCactaaatataaataatggattattcaaataatatataattttattatttatactatttaatataaaatttttcttttttatatcatctaCTGTTaagttattttctttttcgttcatattttcaaaaatgtatttcattttatttatttcttctttcgTATCTTCTGTAAGCACAACATTAACTTCACTAtttactttattaattttattatcttgattgttgtttatataaaaattgagAAGAGACGAAGTATCGCATCTTTTGAAATActtacataataaaaataaaaatttaaagagtAAAAAATTGTACACATTgtctataaaaatatatttttctttatttttttcaatttcatGTTTATCTCTTTTCTGAGAACTTATATTTTCTCcttctttttcttccttatctaaaatcttttttttaattatttcacTGTATGCAGGCatgtaattatataataaataaaattcttctttttcttttaatgtaaaattttctttcaaCAATAATGATTCACATTCGTAACTATTTCTCTCTTCTTTAGT
The Plasmodium relictum strain SGS1 genome assembly, chromosome: 1 DNA segment above includes these coding regions:
- a CDS encoding serine/threonine protein kinase, putative; this encodes MHKCFFCNYILKLMLRKKKQKKVIEKKDKVNYKENKENVMNFENFHFTNSSEIKHKKDNKISKDMNNCSQNDNIKNTDYDYINNKNIISHLMNNLNKKNDVYYYSCNYKGKNNKMTYTDKHYPSKLMQKYKINKSSKRMRKELFKRIKSNTNYSLDRQYYKLIMYYRIKKKIKKCIKELMFLIHIYLSTKKNKRIVNLLFHHYNNYKGQNIKKKPRKHKKINEYFFLCKLSKLILISNKLKNFDFSNINKRNKIEYFYNNSIIKIHKNISENLNIDFIKKYIKNMKVLAKRRIRNRVMRKTNVSYIHNSKIATIMKSIIIKNKYKNYISCINNKYLMRRRNILLYNMEKIRRYNSCINSNICYKENNNHYNKNNHAEMKNTIKDNINNNCSKNKKNVNINYNNIRNNKIYKRYHKVCYFYDKIHLYINEHSKRMWLYNKYDLNCFSYIKNKSEININFFNSNNKEISTKFSLNIKKNMHEMNEKIKKRDIEKEKNKYKNAKNENYLKKKKRKKNVRYFKKYKVYSNEKKKKKKKKKKKKKKKKKKKKKGRERKKISIKVKRHYLNIKNRNKIKQKRIKYEKIIELKIKNKEIEKLDETENKNFDNLEKEFNKNDNENFDNLEKDFNKNDNEKYDKIKNEILDNLEKEFNKNDNEKYDKIKNENLHNLERAYDEIENEKEKFNEKSEKYLNKDFYFKQSAVNVEGEIKIIEKRKSDEYIEQFKKSSNNEDSKKNEIFNEALKLFNHSKENDLIQTENNDILKNDSDIELREKKFMECLQNCEYIKNNYKMIRLLRDNSPNFVYKCFDINKKINVAIKSVCKKKQLSIMSYSTYINIYKTIQKMNNSNVIKIYDLIENQSHFFIIMELCEGSDLVEYVSKENFSFDKAKNIIYQLLNGINALHLNSIIHRDIKLDNLMFKDKNKEQLVIIDFDMSIYIYSENETQKWQTNNFYESETKDVFCENEFDVNDSDRNECDESNFDLNQFEKIDDDENELNRTHFHTNMFDSDNLYTNDNENNEEKNNLMKYIPHINNSINIKKNNETSLNCEYMNLIENKLSIYTDNTKKTYINEEEKIIYNDLIIGTKEYMSPYCLKGIYSEKTDIYSIGVTIFLILFKNFPYCFDDNTINKWENDIIKKNENVVIPFSFLFHNLNSSYFIKLMDIHLINNNIYFCKNSYLLDNELKEIEKMENIKIDFTQVKINVKNIHLIEILKKTLTLDIEQQYSNVSEILESDLFR